CCTGCCCTCCATGCCTAAAGCACGCATCAAAACCACGGCTACGCTGGAAGCGCCCCGTCGCAACCGTCGGGACACGCTGATGCTTTTCATCGCGTGTTCACTGATGTGGGCAGCTAACAGTATTTATCTCATCAATATGCCGCTGTATGTGGTGCGTGAATTAGGTCTGCCGGAAAAACTGGCGGGCGTGCTGATGGGCAGTGCGGCGTGTCTGGAAATCCCGACCATGCTGATTGCCGGATATCTGGCTAAACAGCTGGGGAAACGCTTCCTGATGCGGTTTGCGGTAGTCGCAGGGGTGATTTTCTACGGCTGTCTGTTGTTTACCACCGGTGCCGCCATGCTGATTGCTTTACAGCTGCTGAACGCGATTTTCATCGGCATTCTGGCCGGGATCGGCATGCTGTATTTTCAGGATCTGATGCCGGGACAGGCCGGTGCGGCGACCACGCTGTTCACCAACTCCACCCGTGCGGGCTGGATCCTTGCCGGTTCTCTGGCGGGGGTGATTGCGCAGTTCTGGACATACCATGCTGTGTTTTATGCCGCACTGGCGATGGTGGTAGGTTCGGTGTTGTGTATCTGGAATGTGAAAAACGTCGATAAGCCGGCAGAAGAAACGCCGGAAGCCGTCGCTTAAGGCGCGGTATCCGCTTCGAGCTTAATCAGATAAGTCAGCGCCTGGTCGCGATGGGTAAAACACATTTCACGGCTGGCCTGTAAACTGGCGCACACTTTCGGGCGCAGCGGCGAGGTGAAAATTTTGCACATGAAATTATCAGCCAGTTGCACGCAACGGGTGTTCGCCGGTTTGCCGTCAGGCATTCCGGGTATCGGGCTGGAAATTGAAGGCGCTATGCAACAGGCTCCGCAATCGGTACGACAGTCCATCAACAGCCTCCTCAGGCCTCATTTTGAGGCGCGACAATAGCAGGCGGTGATATGCGCCACCAGCGAAATATTTACTATCCTTTAACAGGCTATACCGAACATTTTTTACGCAGGCAGTACACACGCAAAAAATGCGTCAGAAAGCGGGTTTTTCGCGACTCTTTTTGCGCTATCTGCTTGCCTGAAATCAGCGGCGCGGGTAACGTGTCGCAAATTATTTATCTCTCTGCTGACAGGTTATTTATATGGCACGTGCTAACGAAATTAAACGCGGCTTCGTTGTGAACTACGACGGCAAATTGCTGCTGGTTAAAGATATTGATGTTCAGAGCCCAAGCGCCCGTGGTGCCAGCACCTTGTACAAAATGCGTTT
The Rahnella variigena genome window above contains:
- a CDS encoding sugar efflux transporter, with the protein product MRISTTSARRLPDMTSTAFLIIAFLTGIAGALQTPTLSLFLTSQVHVSPFMVGIFFTGSAVIGIFVSQLLATWSDKRGDRKTLILYCCILGALACVLFAFNRNYFILLLIGVLLSSFGSTANPQMFALAREHSEKTGREAVMFSSILRAQVSLAWVVGPPLAFALSMGFGFTFMYCAAALAFLLCGVMVYMFLPSMPKARIKTTATLEAPRRNRRDTLMLFIACSLMWAANSIYLINMPLYVVRELGLPEKLAGVLMGSAACLEIPTMLIAGYLAKQLGKRFLMRFAVVAGVIFYGCLLFTTGAAMLIALQLLNAIFIGILAGIGMLYFQDLMPGQAGAATTLFTNSTRAGWILAGSLAGVIAQFWTYHAVFYAALAMVVGSVLCIWNVKNVDKPAEETPEAVA
- a CDS encoding YkgJ family cysteine cluster protein — encoded protein: MDCRTDCGACCIAPSISSPIPGMPDGKPANTRCVQLADNFMCKIFTSPLRPKVCASLQASREMCFTHRDQALTYLIKLEADTAP